In Schizosaccharomyces osmophilus chromosome 2, complete sequence, the following proteins share a genomic window:
- the alg3 gene encoding dolichyl-P-Man:Man(5)GlcNAc(2)-PP-Dol alpha-1,3-mannosyltransferase Alg3 has translation MLLPSPIRSGPNRFDPFLLIFRFLSSKWFHPTRILWLEVPFVMFIISNVPYTEIDWIAYMEQIGSFLSGERDYRSLVGSTGPLVYPGGHVLLYTLLYFLTDHGTNIVKAQYIFAFVYLCSSFIVGWIFKTVHVPLYLYGLLILSKRLHSIFILRLFNDSFNSLFASLFILFACKRKWTTSTIFLSIACSIKMSSLLFLPAYLVVLLQSVGPKKTWLNIFSFAFVQLLFSIPFSSFIWSYWTQAFDFGRVFDYKWTVNWRFLPKFIFYSPLFSLVVIFLHVFLLVVFAVKRWNYPSKASPLQMVWSMLTLQPLSSVAPISVDFILTSLTTSNLIGILCARSLHYQFYAWFAWYVPYMLYQANFSMLQTILLWGLQEYAWNVFPSTTISSMITVFIPAIIIQRLLTTNPRRP, from the coding sequence ATGCTCCTTCCCTCTCCTATTCGATCAGGCCCAAATAGGTTTGATCCTTTTCTCTTGATTTTCCGCTTTCTTTCCTCAAAATGGTTTCATCCTACCCGTATCCTATGGCTCGAAGTCCCTTTTGTcatgtttattatttccaATGTCCCTTATACAGAAATCGATTGGATTGCTTACATGGAGCAAATCGGTAGCTTCCTTTCTGGCGAGAGAGACTACCGGTCCTTAGTTGGCTCTACCGGTCCTCTCGTTTATCCAGGTGGTCACGTTTTACTATACACGTTGCTATACTTTCTGACAGATCACGGGACGAATATCGTCAAAGCCCAGTAcatctttgcttttgtatACCTGTGTTCTAGTTTTATCGTTGGCTGGATCTTCAAAACCGTCCATGTCCCTTTATATCTTTATGGGCTACTGATCTTGTCCAAACGGCTCCACAGTATTTTCATCTTGAGACTCTTCAACGACAGTTTTAACAgcctttttgcttctttgtttatattgTTTGCTTgtaaaaggaaatggaCAACTTCCACCATTTTCTTGAGTATTGCTTGTTCCATTAAAATGTCATCTCTCCTTTTCCTTCCCGCTTATCTTGTTGTCCTTTTACAGTCTGTTGGACCAAAAAAGACTTGgctgaatattttttcatttgccTTTGTGCAACTGCTTTTTTCGATTCCCTTTTCTAGCTTTATCTGGAGCTATTGGACTCAAGCTTTCGACTTTGGTAGGGTTTTTGATTACAAGTGGACAGTCAACTGGCgctttcttccaaagtttattttctactCTCCGCTTTTTTCTCTCGTTGTCATCTTTTTACacgtttttcttttggttgtGTTTGCTGTCAAGAGATGGAACTATCCATCAAAAGCCTCTCCTTTACAAATGGTCTGGTCCATGTTGACCCTTCAACCGCTTTCATCGGTCGCTCCCATCTCCgttgattttattttaacCAGCCTTACTACAAGCAACCTTATTGGTATCCTTTGCGCTCGCTCACTCCATTACCAATTCTATGCATGGTTTGCTTGGTATGTTCCCTACATGCTTTATCAAGCCAACTTTTCCATGCTCCAGACCATACTACTATGGGGACTTCAGGAGTATGCTTGGAATGTCTTCCCAAGCACGACTATCTCTTCTATGATTACTGTTTTTATTCCTGCTATTATTATTCAGAGATTACTAACTACGAACCCTAGAAGACCGTGA